A genomic stretch from Pararhizobium sp. IMCC21322 includes:
- a CDS encoding carbohydrate ABC transporter permease, whose product MLYGTLIVIAMYYLLPLYVMVVTSLKGMPEIRLGNVFSPPVEITFEPWVKAWSEACTGLNCDGLSRGFWNSVRIMVPSVAISILIASVNGYALANWRFKGANIFFTILIFGAFIPYQVMIYPIVIILREMGLYTKLGGLVIVHTVFGMPILTLLFRNYFSSVPEELFKAARVDGAGFWGIYFRIMLPMSLPIFVVAIILQVTGIWNDFLFGVIYTKPENYPMTVQLNNIVNSVQGVKEYNVNMAATLLTGLVPLFVYFVSGKLFVRGIAAGAVKG is encoded by the coding sequence ATGTTGTATGGCACCCTCATCGTCATCGCGATGTATTATCTGCTGCCGCTCTATGTGATGGTGGTGACGTCCCTTAAAGGCATGCCGGAAATTCGTCTGGGCAATGTATTTTCACCTCCCGTGGAAATCACATTTGAGCCTTGGGTCAAGGCGTGGTCGGAAGCCTGTACCGGCTTGAATTGCGATGGCCTGTCGCGCGGGTTCTGGAACTCTGTCCGCATCATGGTTCCCTCTGTCGCGATTTCCATATTGATCGCGTCTGTGAACGGCTATGCGCTGGCGAATTGGCGTTTCAAGGGCGCCAACATCTTCTTCACGATTTTGATATTTGGGGCGTTCATTCCCTATCAGGTCATGATCTATCCAATTGTGATCATTCTGCGCGAGATGGGCCTTTACACCAAACTGGGTGGACTGGTCATTGTGCACACTGTGTTCGGCATGCCCATTCTGACGCTTCTGTTCCGTAATTACTTCAGTTCTGTCCCGGAAGAATTGTTCAAGGCGGCGCGCGTTGATGGCGCTGGATTCTGGGGTATTTATTTCCGGATCATGCTGCCAATGTCGTTGCCGATTTTCGTGGTTGCCATCATTCTGCAGGTGACAGGTATCTGGAATGATTTCCTGTTCGGCGTGATCTACACCAAACCGGAAAATTATCCGATGACTGTCCAACTCAATAACATCGTGAATTCGGTGCAGGGTGTGAAGGAATACAACGTCAACATGGCAGCCACCCTGCTGACAGGCCTCGTGCCGCTATTCGTCTATTTTGTATCCGGTAAATTGTTCGTACGCGGCATTGCTGCGGGCGCCGTGAAGGGCTGA
- a CDS encoding ABC transporter ATP-binding protein → MENPSVSIKHLDLEFGSVKVLKDLNLDIGQGEFLVLLGASGCGKSTLLNCIAGLLDVSDGQIFINDKNVTWEQPSERGIGMVFQSYALYPQMTVRGNLTFGLKNAKMPKDEIEARVKRAAEILQIEPLLNRKPAALSGGQRQRVAIGRALVRDVDVFLFDEPLSNLDAKLRADLRVELKVLHERLKNTMIYVTHDQIEAMTLADRIAIMKDGLIQQLDSPQEIYNRPVNKYVADFIGSPSMNFFEGEVVNGQFISGDMSIDLSRYDFSDESAKSSAWFGIRPEHVLVNEDAPFSANAHVDIVEPMGSDTLVWTKINGAPFRFRMDGQASVSTGDDLKIGFDPTRASLFDKTTELRL, encoded by the coding sequence ATGGAAAATCCGAGCGTATCAATCAAGCATCTCGACCTGGAATTTGGTTCGGTCAAAGTATTGAAGGACCTTAATCTGGATATCGGTCAGGGCGAGTTTCTGGTCCTTCTGGGCGCGTCTGGCTGTGGCAAATCCACCTTGCTTAACTGCATTGCGGGGCTTTTGGATGTGTCCGACGGGCAGATATTCATCAATGACAAAAATGTCACCTGGGAACAGCCTTCCGAACGCGGAATTGGCATGGTGTTTCAATCCTATGCACTTTATCCGCAGATGACCGTTCGTGGAAATCTGACATTTGGGCTGAAAAACGCAAAAATGCCGAAGGACGAGATAGAAGCGCGCGTTAAACGGGCAGCAGAAATTCTACAGATTGAACCCTTGCTGAACCGTAAACCTGCGGCCTTGTCTGGTGGGCAGCGCCAGCGTGTTGCCATCGGCCGGGCATTGGTGCGCGATGTGGATGTATTCCTTTTCGATGAGCCACTGTCCAATCTGGATGCAAAACTGCGTGCTGATTTGCGCGTCGAGTTGAAAGTGCTGCATGAACGCCTCAAAAACACGATGATCTATGTCACCCATGATCAGATCGAGGCGATGACACTGGCCGACCGAATTGCGATCATGAAAGACGGTCTGATCCAGCAACTCGACAGCCCCCAGGAAATCTATAACCGGCCAGTCAACAAATATGTTGCTGACTTTATCGGCTCACCTTCTATGAATTTCTTTGAAGGTGAAGTCGTCAACGGCCAATTCATCAGCGGGGACATGAGTATTGATTTGTCACGTTATGATTTTTCAGATGAGAGCGCTAAATCCTCCGCGTGGTTCGGGATTCGACCGGAGCACGTTTTAGTCAATGAGGACGCGCCTTTCAGTGCCAATGCACATGTTGATATTGTTGAACCAATGGGCTCTGACACACTGGTCTGGACCAAGATTAACGGCGCGCCGTTCCGGTTCAGAATGGATGGTCAGGCATCGGTTTCAACGGGTGATGATTTGAAAATCGGGTTCGACCCGACACGTGCTTCATTATTCGACAAAACGACTGAGCTGCGCCTGTAA
- a CDS encoding glycoside hydrolase family 2 protein, whose product MIDLSGEWLLCDQQQSYSLTMMLPGDVVSALQHAQIVPDPYRGRNEYDVRWIAERDWIVSRIFHTDKTDLSLILQDVDTIAEVSINGAVVATTQNSFRTYKIDVSDTLLGGENEITIRFASSPRIAAKLQEDQPFYVPWHKENCPIANGNMLRKVQCDFGWDWNIALAPLGVYGRMELEQNRPATIGQIRVDQISTNERADVTVTVAIIGQGGGGSINVEFAGENRTIEIVDNSATADFSFNKPDLWWPFGLGDQVLHDLTVTLDDQAETRRVGLRSIDLVTETDAAGLGFKFRINDHDTFMRGADWIPADALPGRITKEKTRALLQSAVDANMNMIRVWGGGRYEPDYFYDFCDEMGLLIWHDFMFACNLYPSTPAFLAEVDAEVREQTARLGHHASIALWCGDNELIGALTWFEESRKDRDRYLVSYDRLNRTVETALKDTLPNANWWPSSPSPGPMNFGDAWHDDGSGDMHFWSVWHEGRDFSHYRDVKPRFCSEFGFQSFPSMNVIRDFADEKDWNIASPVMESHQKNAGGNARIAETMFRYFRFPVGFENFVYLSQVQQGLAIKTAVDYWRSIKPHCMGALYWQLNDTWPVASWSSLDYGGNWKLLHHMAKDFFEPAVVVAVPTDDNIALIAINDLRDQRELRVTAYAVSMSGTQRELGAGRRSINSTENAVLLNLPKQDLQVGEILYFEWAGPDGIIHSDHFTNEPYKTLDLQNPEIEFDITPSGEGWEVTLTCQTLALFVALEADSAGRFSDNAFTMLPGRKKALHFVPDVSDKKPEITVRDLFTATYGTA is encoded by the coding sequence ATGATTGACCTATCTGGCGAATGGTTGCTTTGCGACCAGCAGCAATCCTATTCCCTTACGATGATGCTCCCGGGCGATGTCGTGAGCGCACTTCAACATGCCCAAATTGTACCGGATCCATATAGGGGACGAAACGAGTATGATGTGCGCTGGATTGCGGAACGTGACTGGATTGTCAGCCGCATTTTCCACACCGACAAGACCGATCTGTCCCTCATCCTGCAGGATGTGGACACAATTGCTGAGGTCAGCATCAATGGGGCGGTTGTGGCGACGACACAGAACAGCTTCCGCACCTACAAAATCGATGTTTCAGACACTCTTTTGGGGGGTGAAAACGAAATCACAATTCGGTTTGCATCATCGCCCCGCATCGCTGCGAAATTGCAGGAAGATCAGCCATTTTACGTGCCGTGGCACAAGGAAAATTGCCCGATCGCCAATGGCAATATGCTGCGAAAGGTTCAGTGCGATTTCGGCTGGGACTGGAATATCGCTCTTGCCCCTCTTGGCGTCTATGGCCGTATGGAATTGGAGCAAAATCGGCCCGCTACAATAGGGCAGATCCGCGTTGATCAGATAAGCACCAACGAGCGCGCCGACGTCACAGTGACAGTGGCAATAATCGGGCAGGGCGGCGGCGGAAGTATCAATGTAGAATTTGCCGGTGAAAACCGCACAATTGAAATTGTCGATAACTCGGCAACCGCAGACTTCTCGTTCAACAAGCCGGACCTGTGGTGGCCTTTTGGGCTTGGTGACCAGGTTTTGCACGATTTGACAGTCACACTGGATGACCAGGCCGAAACGCGGCGTGTCGGATTGCGCTCTATCGATCTGGTGACGGAAACAGATGCCGCTGGTCTGGGGTTCAAATTCCGCATCAACGATCACGACACTTTTATGCGGGGCGCAGACTGGATACCTGCTGACGCGCTGCCGGGGCGCATTACAAAAGAGAAGACGCGCGCGCTTCTTCAGTCCGCAGTTGATGCCAATATGAATATGATCCGGGTCTGGGGCGGCGGACGGTATGAGCCGGATTATTTCTATGATTTTTGCGATGAAATGGGCCTGTTGATCTGGCACGACTTCATGTTCGCCTGCAATCTCTACCCGTCAACACCGGCGTTTCTGGCAGAAGTTGATGCTGAGGTGCGTGAGCAGACAGCGCGTCTGGGGCACCATGCCTCAATTGCTCTGTGGTGCGGCGATAATGAACTGATTGGTGCACTGACCTGGTTTGAGGAAAGCCGGAAAGACAGAGACCGCTATCTGGTCAGCTATGATCGGCTAAATCGTACCGTTGAGACCGCTTTGAAAGATACGCTGCCAAATGCCAATTGGTGGCCGTCCAGCCCATCACCTGGACCCATGAACTTTGGTGATGCCTGGCACGATGACGGCTCCGGCGATATGCATTTCTGGTCGGTCTGGCATGAAGGCAGAGACTTTTCTCATTATCGCGATGTGAAACCTCGGTTTTGTTCCGAATTCGGGTTTCAGTCTTTCCCGTCGATGAATGTCATTCGTGATTTTGCCGACGAGAAAGATTGGAATATTGCCTCGCCGGTCATGGAGAGCCATCAGAAAAACGCCGGGGGCAATGCACGGATCGCAGAAACCATGTTTCGCTATTTCCGGTTTCCCGTTGGTTTTGAAAATTTCGTCTATCTCAGCCAGGTTCAACAGGGGTTGGCCATCAAGACTGCCGTTGATTACTGGCGCAGCATCAAGCCGCATTGCATGGGAGCACTTTATTGGCAGTTGAATGACACATGGCCAGTGGCAAGCTGGTCCAGTCTGGACTATGGCGGCAACTGGAAGCTGTTGCACCATATGGCAAAAGACTTTTTCGAGCCAGCAGTTGTGGTTGCGGTCCCGACCGACGATAATATTGCGTTGATTGCGATCAACGATCTGCGCGATCAGCGAGAACTGCGCGTCACGGCCTATGCTGTGTCCATGTCTGGAACGCAACGCGAGCTCGGAGCAGGTCGCCGGAGCATCAATTCTACTGAAAACGCTGTTCTGCTCAACCTACCGAAACAGGACCTTCAGGTTGGTGAGATCCTTTATTTTGAATGGGCTGGGCCAGATGGCATTATTCACAGTGACCATTTCACCAATGAACCCTATAAGACGCTGGATCTCCAGAACCCGGAAATTGAATTTGACATTACGCCGTCTGGTGAAGGTTGGGAGGTGACGTTGACCTGCCAAACGCTCGCGCTGTTCGTGGCGCTGGAAGCGGATAGTGCAGGGCGGTTTTCTGATAATGCCTTCACCATGCTGCCAGGCCGCAAAAAAGCCCTGCATTTCGTACCAGATGTATCAGACAAAAAACCTGAAATTACAGTGAGAGATCTTTTCACTGCGACTTACGGCACTGCATGA
- a CDS encoding sugar phosphate isomerase/epimerase: protein MTDFSYQLYSSRNFTPMSDTFAMLTDLGYKSVEGYGGIYASKAAIDSLKVDLADSGLTMPTTHMDLNLVENEPGQAIEIAKLLGIKSIFVPHLAVDQRPTDADGWRAFGKRLQAAGKPLCDAGIAFGWHNHDFEFSTLPTGELPIDLIFEGGPLLHWEADIAWIARGGKNPLDYIKKFGDRLTAAHIKDIAPEGEKADEDGWADVGDGTMDWPAIMAALRKTKAEAFVMEHDNPSDDRRFAERSLKAAKQF from the coding sequence ATGACCGATTTTTCCTATCAGCTCTACAGCTCCCGCAATTTCACACCGATGAGCGATACTTTCGCCATGCTGACCGATCTTGGCTACAAATCGGTCGAAGGATATGGCGGGATTTACGCCAGCAAGGCAGCTATCGATAGTCTCAAGGTTGATCTGGCAGATAGCGGTCTCACCATGCCAACCACTCATATGGACTTGAATCTGGTTGAGAACGAACCGGGACAAGCAATTGAAATAGCGAAATTACTTGGCATCAAATCCATCTTCGTACCCCATCTGGCAGTTGATCAACGCCCCACTGATGCGGATGGCTGGCGCGCATTTGGCAAAAGATTGCAGGCGGCTGGAAAACCTCTGTGTGATGCTGGCATTGCTTTTGGCTGGCACAATCATGATTTTGAGTTCAGCACACTGCCGACTGGCGAACTGCCGATCGATCTCATCTTTGAAGGCGGCCCTTTGCTTCATTGGGAAGCTGATATTGCCTGGATTGCCCGCGGCGGTAAAAACCCGCTGGATTACATTAAAAAATTCGGTGACAGGCTGACCGCCGCTCACATCAAAGACATCGCGCCGGAAGGTGAAAAGGCTGATGAAGACGGCTGGGCTGATGTCGGAGACGGCACCATGGACTGGCCGGCCATTATGGCTGCCCTGCGCAAGACAAAGGCTGAGGCTTTTGTGATGGAACATGACAATCCGAGCGATGACAGGCGGTTTGCCGAACGCTCGCTTAAAGCTGCAAAGCAATTCTGA
- a CDS encoding Gfo/Idh/MocA family protein translates to MSVLGVGIIGCGNISTTYFSLAPLFKGIEIRACADLNSAAAKAKADEYGVRADTIDGLLSADDIDIIVNLTIPDAHYGVTKQILEAGKHAYSEKPVVLTLEEGKALRDLAAQKGLMVGSAPDTFLGGAHQQARAHIDSGAVGTITSGTAIVLSHGMEHWHPNPDFFFQPGGGPVLDLGPYYIANLINLIGPVKRVAALTSMASRTRTISSEPRAGETVPVDTPTNVHALLEFEQGATITMLSSWDVWAHQHSEMELYGTGGSVYLPDPNFFGGAVSAGGADFSEVAPLPDWDHPFRVNNQEQNGVGRANYRAAGLADMAMAIMDGRDHRCSLERALHAVDIMTSILKSGETGEFVAMSTTCSRPAALGIAEAEALLK, encoded by the coding sequence ATGAGTGTACTTGGCGTTGGCATCATTGGATGCGGAAATATCTCGACAACCTATTTCTCGCTTGCCCCCCTGTTTAAAGGCATCGAGATAAGGGCCTGTGCTGACTTGAACAGCGCTGCCGCAAAAGCAAAGGCAGATGAGTATGGCGTGCGGGCTGATACAATTGACGGCCTGTTGTCAGCAGATGACATCGACATCATCGTCAATCTGACCATTCCCGATGCGCATTACGGTGTGACAAAGCAGATATTGGAAGCTGGAAAACACGCTTATTCTGAAAAGCCGGTCGTGCTGACCCTTGAAGAAGGGAAAGCCTTACGGGATTTGGCAGCACAAAAGGGACTGATGGTCGGTTCAGCGCCCGATACGTTTCTTGGCGGTGCACATCAGCAGGCCAGAGCGCATATCGATAGCGGTGCCGTTGGCACGATTACCTCGGGAACCGCTATTGTTCTGAGCCACGGCATGGAGCACTGGCACCCGAACCCGGATTTCTTTTTCCAGCCAGGCGGCGGCCCGGTGCTGGATCTGGGACCTTATTACATCGCGAATTTGATCAACCTCATCGGGCCGGTCAAGCGTGTCGCAGCACTGACATCCATGGCTTCCAGGACCAGAACGATTTCGAGTGAACCACGTGCGGGAGAAACCGTCCCGGTCGATACGCCAACCAACGTCCATGCATTGTTGGAATTTGAACAGGGTGCCACCATCACCATGCTGTCCAGTTGGGATGTCTGGGCCCACCAGCATTCCGAAATGGAGTTGTATGGCACTGGTGGATCGGTCTATCTGCCTGATCCGAATTTCTTTGGTGGTGCTGTTTCCGCTGGCGGCGCTGATTTCTCCGAGGTGGCTCCTTTGCCGGATTGGGATCATCCTTTTCGTGTTAACAATCAGGAGCAGAATGGCGTCGGTCGGGCAAATTACCGTGCTGCCGGGTTGGCAGACATGGCAATGGCCATTATGGATGGACGGGACCATCGTTGTTCCCTTGAGCGCGCATTGCACGCGGTCGATATCATGACCTCGATCCTGAAATCCGGTGAGACCGGCGAATTTGTAGCCATGAGCACCACATGCAGTCGCCCGGCAGCACTTGGCATTGCTGAGGCCGAAGCACTTTTGAAGTAG
- the mgrA gene encoding L-glyceraldehyde 3-phosphate reductase, whose amino-acid sequence MNWLPNENRYDKMRYNRVGKSGLRLPALSFGLWHNFGDETPHATKQALCRQALDCGITHFDLANNYGPPPGSAEIAFGKILKNDFRGLRDELIISSKAGYRMWPGPYGEWGSRKYVIASCDQSLKRMGLDYVDIFYSHRFDPNTPLEETMGALDHIVRSGRAQYVGISSYNSQRTREAVKILNDLGTPCLIHQPSYSMINRWVEEDGLLDTLDDLGVGSIVFSPLAQGMLTNKYLGGIPTDSRAAQDSSLDPDFLNEKTLSNIRALNDIAQSRGQTLAQMAIAWVLRGGRVTTALIGASRPEQIVDCVAALDKSDFTEEELALIDGHAKEADINLWAASAERD is encoded by the coding sequence ATGAACTGGCTTCCCAACGAAAATCGTTATGACAAAATGCGCTACAATCGCGTTGGCAAAAGCGGGCTGAGACTGCCCGCATTGTCATTTGGGCTGTGGCATAATTTTGGTGATGAAACACCGCACGCAACGAAGCAGGCTTTGTGTCGGCAGGCATTGGACTGCGGCATTACCCATTTTGATCTGGCCAATAATTACGGCCCACCTCCCGGGTCAGCCGAAATCGCATTTGGCAAAATTCTAAAAAATGATTTTCGTGGTCTGCGCGACGAGCTGATCATTTCATCAAAGGCTGGCTACCGCATGTGGCCGGGTCCTTATGGCGAATGGGGCAGTCGTAAATATGTGATTGCCAGCTGCGATCAGAGCCTGAAGCGCATGGGCCTCGATTATGTGGATATCTTCTATTCCCACCGCTTTGACCCTAACACGCCGCTGGAAGAAACCATGGGCGCTCTGGATCACATTGTACGATCGGGCCGGGCGCAATATGTTGGCATTTCGTCCTACAATTCTCAGCGCACACGGGAAGCGGTTAAAATTCTGAACGATCTCGGCACTCCCTGCCTTATTCATCAGCCCAGCTATTCCATGATCAATCGCTGGGTGGAAGAGGATGGACTTCTGGACACGCTTGATGATCTGGGTGTCGGATCAATTGTGTTCTCGCCCTTGGCGCAAGGCATGCTGACCAACAAATATCTGGGTGGCATACCCACTGACAGCCGCGCGGCGCAAGACTCGTCCCTTGATCCTGATTTCCTCAATGAGAAAACCCTGTCGAACATACGGGCACTTAATGATATTGCGCAAAGCCGTGGGCAGACACTGGCCCAGATGGCCATTGCCTGGGTTCTGCGCGGTGGGCGGGTGACGACCGCGCTCATTGGTGCCAGCCGTCCGGAACAGATTGTGGATTGTGTTGCGGCGCTCGACAAATCAGACTTTACCGAAGAAGAACTGGCACTGATAGACGGTCATGCCAAAGAGGCTGACATCAATTTGTGGGCAGCATCTGCTGAACGCGATTAG
- a CDS encoding fumarylacetoacetate hydrolase family protein, translated as MKLVRFGALGAEKPGILDSDGALRDLSGHLHDIEPATLTRESLAHLRELDPDSLPMVDGQPRIGACVGSVPNYFCVGLNYANHAKESGMDAPSEPILFSKATSAIQGPTDEVIIPKGSVKSDWEVELGVVIGAKTEHVSEADALSHVAGYCLINDVSERSFQIERGGQWIKGKSAPTFGPIGPWLVTADEIPDPQALPLWLKLNGETVQNSNTSDMIFSVATIVSYMSQFMRLMPGDVIATGTPEGVGMGMKPQRFLVDGDEMELGIDGLGTQHQNVHAFGH; from the coding sequence ATGAAACTCGTACGTTTCGGGGCGCTGGGCGCTGAAAAACCAGGCATACTCGATAGTGACGGCGCGTTGCGCGACTTGTCCGGGCATCTGCATGATATCGAGCCGGCAACGTTGACACGTGAGAGCCTTGCCCATTTGCGCGAACTCGATCCAGATAGCCTTCCCATGGTGGATGGTCAGCCTCGCATTGGTGCTTGTGTCGGCTCTGTTCCCAACTACTTTTGTGTTGGTCTGAACTATGCAAACCATGCCAAGGAAAGCGGCATGGACGCGCCTTCCGAACCAATCCTGTTTTCCAAAGCGACCTCGGCCATTCAGGGACCAACTGATGAAGTCATTATCCCGAAGGGCAGTGTCAAGTCGGATTGGGAAGTAGAGCTCGGCGTGGTCATTGGTGCCAAGACTGAACATGTCAGTGAAGCTGATGCACTCTCCCATGTTGCCGGATATTGTCTTATCAATGACGTGTCTGAGCGCAGCTTCCAGATTGAACGCGGTGGACAGTGGATCAAAGGAAAGTCAGCACCGACTTTTGGTCCGATTGGCCCCTGGCTGGTTACAGCAGACGAAATTCCAGACCCCCAGGCATTGCCACTCTGGTTGAAACTGAATGGTGAAACCGTCCAGAATTCCAATACGTCTGACATGATTTTCTCTGTCGCGACAATTGTCAGCTATATGAGCCAGTTCATGCGGCTCATGCCGGGCGATGTGATTGCAACCGGCACGCCGGAAGGTGTTGGTATGGGCATGAAACCACAGCGCTTTCTGGTCGATGGTGACGAGATGGAACTGGGCATTGATGGTCTGGGCACGCAGCATCAGAACGTTCATGCGTTTGGTCACTAG
- the hemA gene encoding 5-aminolevulinate synthase — MDYNALFKEQLDKLREDGNYRVFAELERHSGGFPKATRYRADGTDEVTVWCSNDYLGMGQNPQVISAMTDVIAKCGAGAGGTRNISGTNHHHVLLERELADLHRKESALIFTSGYVSNWAALGTLASKLPGCIVYSDALNHASMIEGIRHSRAEKRVFKHNCPDDLRRKLAADDPAAPKLLAFESVYSMDGDIAPIKELCDVADEFGAMTYLDEVHAVGLYGPRGGGIAEREGLMERLTVIEGTLGKAYGVMGGYITGSNELCDFVRSFASGFIFTTAIPPALAAGAVASIQYLKNSNEERVQHQERVAALRARLDAKGIPHISNPSHIVPVMVGNASKCKWISDLLLDNYGIYVQPINYPTVPEGTERLRFTPTPLHSDDDMDRLVGALSDLWSQCALSRAVA; from the coding sequence ATGGATTACAACGCGCTGTTTAAAGAACAACTCGATAAATTGCGGGAAGACGGCAATTACCGCGTGTTTGCAGAGTTGGAGCGCCACAGTGGTGGCTTTCCCAAAGCGACCCGCTATCGTGCGGACGGCACCGATGAAGTCACGGTCTGGTGTTCCAACGACTATCTTGGAATGGGCCAGAATCCACAGGTCATCAGCGCCATGACGGATGTTATCGCCAAATGCGGCGCTGGCGCTGGCGGAACGCGCAATATATCCGGCACAAACCATCACCATGTTTTGCTGGAACGCGAATTGGCGGATTTACACCGCAAGGAATCGGCGCTGATTTTCACCTCAGGCTATGTGTCCAATTGGGCCGCTCTGGGGACACTGGCGTCAAAGCTGCCTGGCTGCATTGTTTATTCAGATGCGCTGAACCACGCCTCAATGATTGAGGGCATTCGCCACAGTCGTGCTGAAAAACGTGTTTTCAAACATAACTGCCCGGATGATTTGCGCCGCAAGCTGGCAGCAGATGATCCTGCCGCTCCCAAACTGTTGGCATTTGAATCAGTCTATTCCATGGATGGGGACATCGCACCGATCAAGGAGCTATGTGACGTTGCAGATGAGTTCGGTGCCATGACCTATCTGGATGAGGTCCACGCTGTTGGCCTGTACGGGCCACGCGGTGGTGGGATTGCGGAACGCGAGGGTCTGATGGAGCGCCTGACTGTCATCGAAGGCACGCTTGGCAAGGCCTATGGCGTGATGGGTGGTTACATCACCGGCTCGAACGAGCTGTGCGATTTTGTCCGCAGTTTTGCCTCGGGGTTTATTTTCACAACGGCTATTCCGCCGGCATTGGCAGCCGGTGCTGTTGCCAGCATCCAATATCTGAAAAACAGCAACGAAGAGCGCGTCCAACATCAGGAGCGTGTTGCAGCATTGCGTGCCAGGCTCGATGCCAAAGGCATTCCTCATATTTCCAATCCCAGCCACATTGTTCCGGTGATGGTCGGCAATGCCAGTAAATGCAAATGGATCAGTGATCTGCTGCTCGACAATTACGGGATTTATGTCCAGCCTATCAATTATCCGACAGTTCCTGAAGGCACCGAGCGGCTGCGCTTCACGCCCACACCACTCCACAGCGATGACGACATGGACAGATTGGTCGGAGCGTTGTCTGATCTTTGGTCGCAATGCGCCTTGTCACGAGCTGTAGCTTAA